One part of the Glycine max cultivar Williams 82 chromosome 14, Glycine_max_v4.0, whole genome shotgun sequence genome encodes these proteins:
- the LOC102660015 gene encoding uncharacterized protein Mb2253c-like: MHPEFPDEDIMALFEEECEDEDIDNWIVWFNGASNVLGHGIGAVLVSPNKQCLPFTARLCFNCTNNMAEYEACTLGIRAAINFRVKLLKVFEDSVLVIHQLRGEWETRDHKLIPYQAYIKELMELFDDISFHHIPREENQVIDALATLSSMFKIGPHGDLSCIDIRGHIKPTHCCLIEEAEDGKPWYFDMK, encoded by the coding sequence ATGCATCCAGAATTCCCTGACGAGGATATTATGGCCCTGTTTGAGGAAGAATGTGAAGATGAAGACATAGATAATTGGATTGTATGGTTTAATGGTGCATCTAATGTGCTGGGTCATGGaattggggcagtgttggtttCGCCAAACAAACAATGTTTGCCTTTCACGGCTAGATTGTGTTTCAATTGTACAAATAATATGGCGGAGTACGAAGCATGCACCCTAGGGATCCGGGCAGCAATCAACTTTAGGGTCAAGTTGCTTAAAGTGTTCGAAGATTCGGTGTTGGTAATCCATCAACTGAGAGGTGAATGGGAGACCAGAGACCATAAGTTGATACCTTATCAGGCTTACATCAAGGAATTAATGGAACTCTTTGATGATATATCATTTCACCATATTCCTAGAGAGGAAAACCAAGTGATTGATGCTCTTGCCACTCTGTCGTCCATGTTCAAAATAGGCCCTCACGGAGATTTGTCATGCATAGACATCAGAGGCCACATTAAGCCTACACACTGTTGTTTGATAGAAGAAGCGGAggatggtaagccttggtatttcgatatgaAATGA
- the LOC100798035 gene encoding uncharacterized protein, which produces MVEYNGDKGDRSPLHPWELHDVETCLVSKELLQGLIDEGRIEIGRVMREEGEVFMQSSDTNLGKPKPLVIHFTRDVTTQVPRGFQPVVVRTPSPFPYKSDKAMPWRYDIQGSYGRQDASVMCVGASMPTTKITNISSMSGMMSSGHLFAPPELLAKSNDKGKTREDVVERENVGPVMNNKAPVKKPMEEEDSFGKKEIFTEEATKFPRIIQQSEFKVIEQLNKMPARIPLLGLLMHSKPHRKLLMKILNEAHVAHDISMEKFRRIVNNITASNYLTFTEEELPIEGRGHNKALHVSVKCVDHMVAKVLVENGSSLNVMPKTTLDKLLFDASYMRPSSMVVRAFDGSRRDVKGEIDLPIQIGPCTFQITFQVMDITPTYSCFLGRPWIHSIGVDPSSLHQKLKFVVGGQLIIVLGEEDILVSCLSSTPYVEAAEESLETSFQALEIMNSAYVESPPIQPHLPDTSLMVA; this is translated from the coding sequence ATGGTTGAATACAACGGTGATAAGGGGGATCGGTCCCCGCTGCATCCATGGGAGTTGCATGATGTAGAGACGTGCTTAGTATCCAAGGAGCTGTTGCAGGGATTGATAGATGAAGGGCGAATTGAAATTGGCCGCGTAATGAGGGAGGAAGGAGAGGTGTTCATGCAGTCAAGTGACACCAACCTGGGTAAGCCTAAACCTTTGGTAATTCATTTTACCAGAGATGTTACCACTCAAGTGCCTCGAGGTTTCCAACCCGTTGTGGTGAGAACACCATCTCCATTCCCTTACAAAAGTGACAAGGCGATGCCATGGAGGTATGACATACAAGGATCCTACGGAAGGCAAGACGCGTCTGTCATGTGTGTTGGGGCTAGCATGCCGACTACTAAGATTACGAATATTTCTAGTATGAGTGGCATGATGAGTAGTGGGCATCTTTTTGCTCCTCCCGAACTACTGGCAAAGTCGAATGACAAGGGAAAGACGAGGGAGGATGTGGTCGAAAGGGAGAATGTAGGCCCTGTGATGAATAACAAGGCCCCTGTCAAAAAGCCCATGGAGGAAGAAGACAGTTTTGGCAAGAAAGAGATATTTACTGAGGAAGCAACAAAATTTCCGAGAAtcattcagcagagcgaattcaaggtaaTTGAACAGTTGAACAAAATGCCGGCCAGGATCCCTTTGTTGGGACTACTCATGCATTCTAAGCCTCATCGGAAGTTGctgatgaaaattttaaatgaggCCCATGTGGCGCATGACATCTCAATGGAGAAGTTTAGGAGGAtagtcaataatatcactgcaaGTAATTATTTGACTTTCACTGAGGAGGAGTTGCCAATTGaagggagagggcataataaggctctGCATGTGTCGGTCAAATGTGTGGATCACATGGTGGCTAAGGTGCTTGTGGAAAATGGCTCTTCTCTTAATGTCATGCCTAAAACGACATTAGACAAGTTGTTGTTTGACGCCTCGTACATGAGGCCAAGCTCTATGGTGGTCAGAGCCTTCGATGGCAGTCGTCGTGATGTGAAAGGGGAAATTGATCTCCCGATCCAAATTGGCCCATGCACATTCCAAATCACCTTCCAAGTCATGGACATAACTCCCACTTATAGTTGTTTTCTAGGTCGACCTTGGATCCATTCTATTGGAGTAGACCCATCATCTTTGCatcagaaattgaaatttgtggTGGGGGGTCAACTTATTATAGTATTAGGTGAGGAGGACATACTAGTAAGTTGTTTGTCTTCTACGCCATATGTTGAAGCAGCGGAGGAGTCACtagaaacatcatttcaagcATTGGAAATTATGAATAGTGCTTATGTGGAGTCTCCTCCAATACAACCACATTTGCCTGATACCTCTTTGATGGTAGCTTGA